One segment of Gemmatimonadota bacterium DNA contains the following:
- a CDS encoding NAD-dependent malic enzyme has product MTDRRPPIDYLHDPRLNKGTGFTDEERDRLGLRGLLPPRVTTQRDQLERVLENFRRKPSALEQYIYLISLQDRNEHLFYRTVMEHVEEMMPIIYTPTVGEACVRFGHIFRRPRGLYITARDRGRVREVLANWPEPDVAMIVATDGERILGLGDLGANGMGIPVGKLALYTACAGVDPARCLPVAIDVGTDRADLLADPLYLGLPERRLRGPAYDELLEEFVAAVQEVFPRAVIQFEDFATENAVRLLARYRDRACCFNDDIQGTAAVALAGLLSATRITGQRLTDQRVLFLGAGSAAMGIASLIVAAMLREGLTEAEARQRCWLVDEHGLLTADRPGLTEYRRPWAHAHAPVPDLLGAVEALRPTALIGVSTAAGAFTEAVIRAMARHRPRPVIFPLSNPTSRAECTAEEAYRWSEGRAIVASGSPFGPVTLGGRTFTPGQGNNAYIFPGVGLGVIVAGARRVTDTMFYAAARTLAGQVSPDALEAGRLFPRLRDIRSVSALIAVAVAEVAYEEGLASVPRPADLRAAVERSMYDATYPTYP; this is encoded by the coding sequence ATGACCGACCGCCGCCCACCGATCGACTACCTGCACGACCCGCGGCTCAACAAGGGGACCGGCTTCACCGACGAGGAGCGGGACCGCCTCGGCCTGCGCGGCCTGTTGCCGCCCCGCGTAACCACCCAGCGGGACCAGCTCGAGCGGGTGCTGGAGAACTTCCGCCGCAAGCCGTCGGCGCTGGAGCAGTACATCTACCTGATCAGCCTGCAGGACCGCAACGAGCACCTGTTCTACCGCACCGTGATGGAACACGTCGAGGAGATGATGCCCATCATCTACACCCCGACCGTGGGCGAGGCCTGCGTGCGGTTCGGGCACATCTTCCGGCGGCCCCGCGGCCTGTACATCACGGCGCGCGACCGGGGCCGGGTGCGCGAGGTGCTCGCCAACTGGCCCGAGCCGGACGTGGCCATGATCGTTGCCACGGACGGCGAGCGGATCCTGGGTCTCGGCGACCTCGGCGCCAACGGCATGGGCATCCCCGTTGGCAAGCTGGCCCTCTACACCGCCTGCGCCGGCGTGGACCCGGCCCGCTGCCTGCCGGTGGCCATCGACGTGGGGACCGACCGCGCCGACCTGCTGGCCGACCCGCTCTACCTGGGCCTCCCGGAGCGGCGGCTGCGCGGCCCGGCGTACGACGAGCTGCTGGAGGAGTTCGTGGCCGCGGTGCAGGAGGTCTTCCCGCGGGCGGTGATCCAGTTCGAGGACTTCGCCACCGAGAATGCCGTGCGCCTGCTGGCGCGCTACCGCGACCGCGCCTGCTGCTTCAACGACGATATCCAGGGCACGGCGGCGGTGGCGCTGGCGGGGCTGCTCTCGGCCACCCGCATCACGGGCCAGCGGCTGACCGACCAGCGCGTCCTGTTCCTCGGCGCCGGCTCCGCGGCGATGGGCATCGCCAGCCTGATCGTGGCCGCCATGCTGCGGGAAGGGCTCACCGAGGCGGAGGCGCGGCAGCGCTGCTGGCTGGTCGACGAACACGGCCTGCTCACCGCCGACCGGCCTGGCCTCACGGAGTACCGGCGCCCATGGGCCCACGCCCACGCTCCGGTGCCGGACCTGCTGGGCGCGGTCGAGGCGCTGCGGCCCACGGCGCTGATCGGCGTCTCCACGGCGGCCGGCGCGTTCACCGAGGCGGTGATCCGCGCCATGGCCCGCCACCGCCCGCGGCCCGTCATCTTTCCGCTCTCCAACCCCACGAGCCGCGCCGAGTGCACGGCCGAGGAGGCGTACCGCTGGTCAGAGGGGCGGGCCATCGTGGCGAGCGGGAGCCCGTTCGGGCCGGTGACACTCGGCGGGCGCACCTTCACCCCGGGCCAGGGCAACAACGCGTACATCTTCCCCGGCGTGGGGCTCGGGGTGATCGTGGCCGGCGCGCGGCGGGTGACCGACACCATGTTCTACGCCGCGGCGCGGACGCTCGCGGGGCAGGTAAGCCCGGACGCCCTCGAGGCCGGGCGGCTCTTCCCGCGGCTCCGGGACATCCGGAGCGTCTCGGCGCTGATCGCGGTGGCCGTGGCGGAGGTGGCGTACGAGGAGGGGCTGGCCAGCGTGCCGCGGCCGGCGGATCTCCGCGCGGCGGTGGAGCGCTCGATGTACGACGCGACGTACCCGACCTATCCCTGA
- a CDS encoding acetate--CoA ligase family protein, with protein sequence MSRSLDPILAPRTIAVIGASRAPNTIGHQILANLVTYGYTGTVYPVNPTAPAVHAMKAWPSVTALPEVVDMAVVCVPKGAVPGVAEECGRQGVRGLVVISAGFREVGGAGVEREQALVEICQRHGMRLVGPNCMGVLNADPAVSMNATFAPSMPPFGHAGFVSQSGAMGLSVLDYAQEYGIGIAQFVSMGNKPDVSGNDVLLHWEHDPAIGVILMYVENFGNPRRFLEIARRVTRVKPIIVVKSGRSRTGARAASSHTGALAASDTAIDALLSQAGVLRAESVEELFDLAMAFGGQPLPRSRRVAVVTNSGGPGIIAADALEARGMTVAELDPVTVTRLKPLFPEEASLRNPLDMIASATPPGYRAALDALLSDPGVDGVMSIFVPPLGVRQADVAEAIVAAKAGHPDKPVLAVLMGRQGLPQGKAELHAVKIPAYIFPESAARALSAMCRHREWTERPEAAVEALPVERARADRVVALARARGATRLDELEALELLTAYGIPTAGALLARSADQAVRAATQLGFPVVMKIVAPAIIHKSDVGGVQVGVGGVDEAYAAWDRIMAGARAAHPDAAITGVLVQAMVQGGRELIVGMSRDPSVGALLMFGLGGTLVEVLGDVVFRLAPIHRLEARDMLHGIRGVRLLGAVRGAPPADLAALEDVLLRVSQLATDFPEISEIDLNPVLAFADGACAVDARVMLSPLADPLPPDPAHP encoded by the coding sequence ATGTCGCGCTCGCTCGACCCGATCCTTGCCCCCCGGACCATCGCCGTGATCGGCGCGTCCCGGGCCCCGAACACGATCGGCCACCAGATCCTGGCCAACCTCGTCACCTACGGGTACACCGGCACCGTCTACCCCGTGAACCCCACGGCCCCGGCCGTGCACGCCATGAAGGCGTGGCCCTCGGTGACCGCCCTGCCCGAGGTGGTGGACATGGCGGTGGTGTGCGTGCCCAAGGGGGCGGTGCCGGGGGTGGCGGAGGAGTGCGGCCGGCAGGGGGTGCGGGGGCTGGTGGTCATCAGCGCGGGATTCCGCGAGGTGGGCGGGGCGGGGGTGGAGCGGGAGCAGGCGCTGGTGGAGATCTGCCAGCGCCATGGCATGCGCCTCGTGGGGCCCAACTGCATGGGGGTGCTCAACGCCGACCCGGCGGTGTCGATGAACGCCACGTTCGCGCCCAGCATGCCGCCGTTCGGGCATGCGGGCTTCGTGAGCCAGTCGGGCGCGATGGGCCTCTCGGTGCTCGATTACGCGCAGGAGTACGGCATCGGGATCGCGCAGTTCGTGTCGATGGGCAACAAGCCGGACGTGAGCGGCAATGACGTGCTGCTGCATTGGGAGCACGATCCCGCGATCGGCGTGATCCTCATGTACGTGGAGAACTTCGGCAACCCGCGGCGGTTCCTCGAGATCGCGCGCCGGGTGACGCGCGTGAAGCCGATCATCGTGGTGAAGTCGGGCCGCTCGCGGACGGGCGCGCGGGCGGCGAGCTCGCACACCGGGGCGCTCGCCGCCAGCGACACGGCCATCGACGCCCTGCTGTCGCAGGCCGGGGTGCTGCGGGCGGAGAGCGTGGAGGAGCTGTTCGACCTGGCCATGGCGTTCGGCGGGCAGCCACTGCCGCGGTCGCGCCGGGTGGCAGTGGTGACCAACTCCGGCGGCCCGGGGATCATCGCCGCCGACGCGCTGGAGGCGCGGGGCATGACCGTGGCCGAACTCGACCCGGTGACCGTGACCCGGCTGAAGCCCCTGTTCCCGGAAGAGGCCTCGCTGCGCAATCCGCTCGACATGATCGCCTCGGCCACCCCGCCCGGGTACCGGGCCGCCCTCGACGCGCTGCTCTCCGACCCCGGGGTGGACGGAGTGATGTCGATCTTCGTCCCGCCGCTGGGCGTGCGGCAGGCGGATGTCGCGGAAGCCATCGTGGCCGCGAAGGCCGGCCACCCCGACAAGCCGGTGCTGGCGGTGCTCATGGGGCGCCAGGGCCTGCCGCAGGGCAAGGCGGAGCTGCACGCGGTGAAGATCCCGGCGTACATCTTCCCTGAGTCGGCGGCGCGCGCATTGTCGGCCATGTGCCGCCACCGCGAGTGGACCGAACGGCCCGAGGCGGCGGTGGAGGCGCTCCCGGTGGAGCGGGCCCGCGCGGATCGGGTGGTGGCGCTGGCCCGGGCCCGGGGCGCCACGCGGCTGGACGAGCTCGAGGCGCTGGAACTGCTCACGGCGTACGGCATCCCCACCGCGGGCGCGCTGCTGGCCCGCAGCGCCGACCAGGCGGTGCGCGCCGCCACCCAGCTGGGCTTTCCGGTGGTGATGAAGATCGTGGCCCCCGCCATCATCCATAAGAGCGACGTGGGGGGCGTGCAGGTGGGCGTGGGCGGCGTGGACGAGGCGTACGCCGCGTGGGACCGGATCATGGCCGGGGCGCGCGCCGCGCACCCCGACGCGGCAATCACCGGCGTGCTGGTGCAGGCGATGGTACAGGGCGGGCGGGAGCTGATCGTGGGCATGAGCCGCGACCCGTCGGTCGGGGCGCTGCTCATGTTCGGCCTGGGCGGCACCCTGGTGGAAGTCCTGGGCGACGTGGTGTTCCGGCTGGCCCCGATCCACCGGCTCGAGGCGCGCGACATGCTCCATGGCATCCGCGGGGTCCGGCTGCTCGGCGCGGTGCGCGGGGCGCCCCCCGCCGACCTGGCCGCGCTCGAGGACGTCCTGCTCCGGGTGTCGCAGCTCGCTACCGACTTCCCCGAGATCAGCGAGATCGACCTCAACCCGGTGCTCGCCTTCGCCGACGGCGCCTGCGCGGTGGATGCGCGGGTGATGCTCTCACCGCTTGCCGATCCCCTCCCCCCCGACCCGGCGCACCCATGA
- a CDS encoding PAS domain S-box protein yields MTEPHHTATDRPLRAPSRVPGVVALCGLGLLGILGYVLTTMVPRQRAAGMVGWRDRLSALAEDRGSAIDDVIRHVSADAAVLSRFPSLIRYLGHRTPDPAAAHHLDEVFRTVLVAHGYEAALVLDHEGVTRLTASADGRAAGAAACGGMAVAALRAGSGPHFTALVDGRRMACFAADVTEDRRHLGVVVLAIDPAPHLYSLLASRSLAPPATALVLIEEIGGVSVAVSPLGPDVVVAGAVQDPPPAGSDGTPVVLRSRTGTELLEVSRRIEGTAWRLVASVPNAEVQRAVDDQATPLELVIVGLVLALTGLGFGLWRWRRSDAIATRAAEHREALGRLRRVFDAQGAVAIGIRPGGVIFEWNRSAEHYFGCTRLEVLGRHMDPDQPPAPHAARAWRTVAELAATTGRESVEAQIELPDGEDRILGWSTTTFAPHEGDPGGTILVGVDVTAARRAEDDLRRSEERYRLLFDANPEPMWVYDTDTLRFLAVNDAAVRTYGFSRADFLAMTIEDIRPADDRPALGRALTRPEGATPAGGVWCHRRRNGDLVQVEVAAHDIRFAGRPAQLVLATDVTERVRREADLARLNAAVTQSAEAVIITDMEPRIVYVNPAFEQITGYSRAEVLGRNPNILKSGEQGAGFYADLWGRLRAGQPWKGPLRNRRKDGGVYLADAVISPIRDAAGRVVNYVGLQRDITNEHRLAEQLRQAQKMEAVGQLTGGIAHDFNNLLGVILANSELLRTELAPGGAPVGYLEEIATAGTRGAELVHKLLAFSRQELIELRPVDLGRILPELLATLRRLLPESIDVRMEVPQRLPPVLGDRGAIEQMLLNLATNARDAMPAGGSLVFTARRGSTASADPRPSRRWDAAPTGQTVQIVVSDSGQGMDRHTLDRIFEPFYTTKGPGRGTGLGMAMVYGLMKQHGGFVDIFSAPGEGSTVCLHFPIAAVSEEAAAAPVPPLPGLATGHETILLVEDEPPLRRAATRLLERMGYQVLAAANGIEALEVYDLHRDQVALVVSDMIMPRLGGAGLLRELRQRQCPTPFLLASGYSASTVAHEILTDPLVSFLEKPWTAAELGRRVRECLDAHPAPAAEAVR; encoded by the coding sequence ATGACCGAGCCCCACCACACTGCGACCGACCGCCCCCTGAGAGCCCCGTCCCGGGTCCCGGGCGTGGTGGCGCTGTGCGGCCTCGGGCTGCTTGGCATCCTGGGCTATGTGCTGACCACCATGGTGCCCCGCCAGCGTGCGGCGGGCATGGTTGGGTGGAGGGACCGCCTGAGCGCCCTGGCGGAGGACCGTGGCTCCGCGATCGACGACGTGATCCGGCACGTGTCGGCCGACGCCGCGGTGCTGTCCCGCTTCCCGTCGCTGATCCGGTATCTCGGACACCGCACCCCCGATCCAGCCGCCGCTCACCACCTGGACGAGGTGTTCCGCACCGTCCTGGTGGCGCACGGCTACGAGGCGGCCCTGGTGCTCGACCACGAGGGGGTCACCCGGCTGACCGCGAGCGCCGACGGCCGCGCCGCCGGGGCCGCGGCATGCGGGGGCATGGCGGTCGCCGCGCTGCGGGCGGGCTCCGGCCCGCATTTCACGGCCCTGGTGGACGGGCGTCGGATGGCCTGCTTCGCCGCAGACGTCACGGAGGATCGCCGGCACCTCGGCGTGGTGGTGCTGGCGATCGATCCCGCCCCGCACCTGTACTCGCTCCTCGCGTCGCGCTCCCTGGCGCCCCCGGCAACGGCCCTGGTCCTGATCGAGGAGATCGGCGGCGTGTCGGTCGCGGTGAGCCCCCTGGGCCCCGACGTCGTCGTCGCCGGCGCGGTGCAGGACCCGCCGCCGGCCGGGAGCGACGGGACGCCGGTCGTGCTGCGCAGCCGCACGGGGACCGAGCTCCTGGAGGTCTCCCGCCGGATCGAGGGGACCGCCTGGCGCCTGGTCGCGTCGGTCCCGAACGCCGAGGTGCAGCGCGCGGTGGATGACCAGGCCACCCCGCTCGAGCTGGTGATCGTGGGGCTGGTCCTGGCGCTCACGGGGCTCGGGTTCGGCCTGTGGCGCTGGCGCCGCTCCGACGCGATCGCGACCCGGGCGGCGGAGCATCGCGAGGCGCTGGGGCGGTTGCGCCGGGTGTTCGATGCCCAGGGCGCGGTGGCCATCGGCATCCGGCCCGGCGGCGTGATCTTCGAGTGGAACCGCTCGGCCGAGCACTACTTCGGCTGCACCCGGCTGGAGGTGCTGGGGCGCCACATGGACCCGGACCAGCCACCCGCACCCCATGCCGCGCGCGCCTGGCGCACGGTCGCCGAGCTCGCCGCCACCACGGGCCGCGAGAGCGTGGAGGCGCAGATCGAGCTGCCGGACGGCGAGGACCGCATCCTCGGCTGGAGCACCACCACCTTCGCGCCGCACGAAGGCGACCCGGGCGGGACCATCCTGGTCGGCGTGGACGTCACCGCGGCCCGGCGCGCGGAGGACGACCTCCGTCGTTCGGAGGAACGCTATCGCCTGCTGTTCGACGCCAACCCGGAGCCGATGTGGGTGTACGACACCGACACCCTCCGGTTCCTGGCGGTCAACGACGCGGCGGTCCGGACCTACGGGTTCAGCCGGGCCGACTTCCTGGCCATGACCATCGAGGACATCCGCCCTGCGGACGACCGGCCCGCGCTGGGCCGGGCGCTCACCCGCCCGGAGGGCGCCACCCCGGCCGGCGGCGTGTGGTGCCACCGGCGCCGCAACGGCGACCTGGTGCAGGTGGAGGTCGCCGCGCACGACATACGGTTCGCGGGCCGTCCCGCGCAGCTGGTGCTCGCCACCGACGTGACCGAACGGGTCCGCCGCGAGGCCGACCTGGCCCGGCTCAACGCCGCCGTCACCCAGTCGGCCGAGGCGGTCATCATCACGGACATGGAGCCGCGCATCGTCTACGTGAACCCGGCGTTCGAGCAGATCACCGGGTACAGCCGCGCGGAGGTGCTGGGCCGCAACCCGAACATCCTCAAGAGCGGCGAGCAGGGGGCGGGCTTCTACGCCGACCTCTGGGGACGCCTGCGTGCCGGGCAGCCGTGGAAGGGCCCGCTGCGCAACCGGCGCAAGGACGGCGGCGTGTACCTCGCGGACGCGGTGATCTCGCCGATCCGCGATGCCGCCGGGCGGGTAGTGAACTACGTGGGCCTGCAGCGCGACATCACCAACGAGCACCGCCTCGCGGAGCAGCTGCGCCAGGCCCAGAAGATGGAGGCGGTCGGGCAGCTGACCGGCGGCATCGCGCACGACTTCAACAACCTGCTCGGCGTGATCCTGGCCAACTCGGAACTGCTGCGCACCGAGCTGGCGCCCGGCGGGGCCCCGGTCGGCTACCTCGAGGAGATCGCCACCGCCGGGACGCGCGGCGCCGAGCTGGTGCACAAGCTCCTCGCATTCAGCCGCCAGGAGCTGATCGAGCTGCGGCCGGTGGACCTGGGGCGCATCCTCCCCGAGCTGCTGGCCACCCTGCGCCGCCTGCTGCCCGAGTCCATCGACGTCCGCATGGAGGTGCCCCAGCGCCTGCCCCCCGTCCTCGGCGACCGCGGGGCCATCGAGCAGATGCTCCTCAACCTGGCCACCAACGCCCGGGATGCGATGCCCGCGGGCGGGTCATTGGTCTTCACCGCCCGGCGCGGCTCCACCGCCTCCGCGGACCCGCGCCCCAGCCGCCGCTGGGACGCGGCCCCCACCGGCCAGACGGTCCAGATCGTGGTGAGCGATTCCGGCCAGGGCATGGACCGCCACACCCTCGACCGGATCTTCGAGCCGTTCTATACCACGAAGGGCCCGGGTCGCGGCACCGGACTCGGGATGGCGATGGTGTACGGCCTCATGAAGCAGCACGGCGGCTTCGTGGACATCTTCAGCGCCCCGGGCGAGGGCTCCACGGTCTGCCTGCACTTCCCCATCGCCGCGGTAAGCGAGGAGGCCGCGGCGGCGCCCGTGCCACCGCTCCCCGGGCTGGCCACCGGCCACGAGACGATCCTCCTCGTGGAGGATGAGCCGCCCCTCCGGCGCGCGGCCACCCGCCTGCTCGAGCGGATGGGCTACCAGGTGCTGGCCGCGGCCAACGGGATCGAGGCCCTCGAGGTGTACGACCTGCACCGGGACCAGGTGGCCCTCGTCGTGTCCGACATGATCATGCCCCGCCTCGGCGGCGCCGGCCTGCTGCGTGAACTGCGGCAGCGGCAGTGCCCCACACCGTTCCTGCTGGCCAGCGGCTACTCGGCGAGCACCGTGGCCCACGAGATCCTGACCGACCCGCTGGTGAGCTTCCTCGAGAAGCCCTGGACCGCCGCCGAGCTCGGACGCAGGGTGCGGGAGTGCCTCGACGCCCACCCGGCGCCCGCCGCGGAGGCGGTCCGATGA